CTGTGCTGCCGCACTCAGATGCACGCGCTTGCCGATCTGCGCACAACTGCCTACCAACGCATGGGAATCTACCATTGTCCCTTCGTCCACATATGCGCCGACATTCACGTAGGCTGGCGGCATCACGACGACGCCCTTCGATACATACGCGCCAGCCCTTACGCTTGATCCTCCGGGTACTACTCGCACACCGTCGGAAGCTGAGAACCGCCGCGCAGGATACGTGGCCTTGTCTACGAACGAGAGGCTTTCTCCGCAGCCCATCTCGGCCAATTGTCCCAAGCGAAAGCCCAGCAATATTCCGCGTTTCACCCAGGCATTTACCCTCCAGCCAAGGGGCAGGGAAGCGTTCGGCTCCGCCGATCGCAAGGTTCCGGCCTCAAGTGCTGTTCGCAGTTCCAGAAATGCTGCTTCGGCGTCTTTATTGCCAACTGCTTCAGCGCCTTGCGCGAAAAAATGCTCAATTCGTTCCTGTAATGTCCCGTTCAAAGCCACAGAACCTTTCTCTTGTTGTTTGTTGGAAAAACTAGAACATCCGCAGATCTTCGCCCGTCGGTCCTACTCCGGCAAATAGCCCCAGTTCACCTATGATTCGTTCCAGCTTGCGTCGTGTGGATTCTGTTACCGGAACCATGGGAAGGCGGAGCACATCCTCTCCACGACCCAGCATAGCTAGCACAGCTTTCACTGGAGCAGGGCTCGGCTCCCAGAAGTGTGCCTGCATCAAACGGAAGAACTGGCGGTTGATGCGCCGTGCTGTAACCCAATCATTATCAAGGGCTGACCGAACCATCCGTGCCATCTGTGCAGGAACTGCATTCGATGCCACAGAGACCAATCCACTGCCACCCAGCGCC
The Edaphobacter acidisoli genome window above contains:
- a CDS encoding 2,3,4,5-tetrahydropyridine-2,6-dicarboxylate N-succinyltransferase, which gives rise to MALNGTLQERIEHFFAQGAEAVGNKDAEAAFLELRTALEAGTLRSAEPNASLPLGWRVNAWVKRGILLGFRLGQLAEMGCGESLSFVDKATYPARRFSASDGVRVVPGGSSVRAGAYVSKGVVVMPPAYVNVGAYVDEGTMVDSHALVGSCAQIGKRVHLSAAAQIGGVLEPVNASPVIIEDDCLVGGNTGVYEGTVVRQRAVLAAGTILTRGTPVYDLVKGEVYKASDESPLVIPEGAVVVPGSRSVTKGKGQEWGLSVTTPVIVKYRDEKTALSSALEDLLR